tcctctacCTCTGCGCTCCGCACCGATAGGAGCTCattggcgccggcaagaaggcccttctaccaCTGAAcctggtcccagacgcccctctcccaccggagaaagaccgacttcccaagggaccgggtctcgagctcctagggaagcagaacaggggtcattgattgtAACAAAACCAGAAAGGGACAACGTTGCGTGAGAAAGGAaaacgcgaacctgggcgacCCCGGGCaggtcgtcggccaccacggacagggccGTCCGTAGGGACCGCTCCGCCagttggcggtattgctcgaaggtgccccagcacccgccctcggctgcgtcctcgagggcgaacagaggctccccctcagggtcgtcccggctccgccacagtacccgcgggtgatcccatcCGCGAGGCTCAGGTCGCACCTGCACGAGGGCCGACCTTCCCTCGTCCAAGATCGACGTcggctgttccacggcaccggcatcctcggcgtcgaccacctcccgtgcccaggaagtatcgtcggaggagatcggatagacctccatctcccgggcgctctctcacaacaacggcggcccctgaaccaagggcgccaccgaggcctccgccgccttcatctccgcctcctagACAGATGGCCTCGCCACCATCATGACAGCcttggtggtcccgggggcttcggcctccgccatcgtggcctcggaggacgcagagaccccgggggcctcggcaaccaagggcacgccggccctagccgactcgtgagcctcgccctcaTGAGGTGGAggtactccctcccttgtctgtgtaggggccgcctcagcagcccctccttgggcgggcGGCTCCTTCGgatcgaccctcgccgacgccgcgccgcgttggatagcggcttgtgcctccgccacccagtgggcggaggagccagggCTCGCCTTGAGCACCTTGAGAGGCGCCAAGGGAAGCtcatccgcaggccgcttccgactaaggaaaaataaccgacagggtcagcgcgagaccgaAAGGTgaacggaaggcactatgaccctacCAAAGATACTcttaccttgaacggggcggcaaccgcttcgccacggcaaacctcgtccgcaacggcagaggcggcggcagaggcgtcgcctccgtgtccatcggtgccggtcggtcctcaatggaccccggcgccccttcggtcctctgcaggGGCGGTGGGGTCGCCCCaccgccacttgttccaccacagccaccgagcccaccgggctgacggcgcgtttacCCAACGCccacgcctcgggcgtgtcggcctcggccccggagcagACAACCGCCGACCCTGGgttcgcttctcctcctcctgggagtgcCGGGCTActtgccaacgccccgggcaccgcctccactacgtcaggaaggtggtccaggggacctcgccccacctcgcccctATCATCCCCGTTCGAGGCCTCCATCGACAgtgacgtcgacggggattcctccagcgggagaccatccttcctttgttgacggcggcgcttatccagctcctcgcgcgcgaggatttgcttcgtgcgcttcgccgccttagcgtCTTTCCGCTTTTTCTACGCGTCGGCGTGCACTCAGTTGATcacccgccgcctcgcgtcctcaggaacgggcggtggagaggagcgcacgtccttcatcccctgcaggaacgacggACGCACATAAGGAAAAgaggggtaaggggagattgaggaggctcggaggctatagcggcacacgacttaccagcgagaggaacccccgcgacggccgcatcgcgataggggtcaagttgccgcccctcagcttcacctctaccgtctcccccacacgacgaagaatctcctcgtcggaaagggcagaggaggacatccgggtgccctcaatgggctcgcctggcttcatctcgaacagccgccgccgccgagccatcagtggcagcaccctccggtggtggaaggcggccacgaccacagccacggtgagaccgtggccccgcagcctcgctagcccctctagaagcggctgcagcttgggctggtcgtccttcgggacgccgtacttccatttctctgggcaactccccacaatccgcccagtgtaggggggaagtcctccgtcgtcattgTGAAGGTAGAACCAagtcgtgtaccaccggcgattggatgacgcgagttgggctaggatgtagaggtgcaggcggtcctgacgcacttggagagtgtagccaccggccctcgtcgccttcctcgtacccgacgtgcccgtcggcttggtagtgtgccccgcccggaatatgtggagccataactcccaatggggagcaatccccaagtacccctcgcagacggcaacaaagatagctgcctgagcgatggagttgggattgaagttgtggagctccacaccgtagtagtacgggagcgcccgcatgaatcgatccgccgggacaccgaggccgcgctcgtgaaaagagacgaagctcacgacgtagccgtcgtgaggccttggctctggctcgctgtacggagcaatccactccggcctggtagggtctgtcaccgggcgaagaagtccaccgtcgacaagcgactcaagcatctcctcggtgaggTCCGACGGATCCCAtgggtccgcctcgacaatgaCGATGTCGCTagccatgagtgcgatggaggaattgggtgcggcggtgagtttttctctctctcatgctctcgcttttttcctaggctcgctcttctcccctcttcttcccggcacttgctgctctagcgacggctcgacggaggcagtgctaatgcaggcaaggtaagacgaggaggggcgagactcttcgggtatttatgtaGGAAGGGAGGCGAAATGaatgggcgacgaaatcggggaagttccCCCCCCtgatccggcgcagttaaccacgagccgatttcaccggcccacgcgcccacgtctccctcaTTAAATGCGGGagtagttacgtcccatccaccatgtcacgctcggccactgcggcagcaggcgtcgttttgcCTCTctaggaaaccgcctcaaaaggcgcgccgcccgttgccgagccaataggggaGATATTCCCCatggcctattcctttcatatgaaggaaccaggctctaagcctattacggtctaggggttcgaaggctgggccccaaaaggtttcgacagccaccccaggataacagagtcagggacgaccgcagGCGAGCCTATACAGGGCCGAGAcctaagcaagcgaaacgcttaggacacccaaagtcgtgtccgagaccggcaggaaggtctccgaatgggatcccaccgtagggaggcaccgagccaccgaggcctagtgaacagccttggcacccactagagaaatcctctggtactcttggagtgtgtctctggaccgctagccgtcccctagcgaacggggttcgggcctccactcagactacccgataacagctcaccggaagtgccatcgctcgtgcccatcgagggtagcgaggcacattccacccctccttccgagcgaaaaggaagcgtgagggtcgcacaaaaagtcaggggggCTCCTGACAGCCCTCTCatcctgtgcagaggctagggggctcttcctgcaaatatgccgagaccccacgacctaggcccacacccaaaggggcctcgacaaacaaaccctcacgcgcgaggggcgtataaaaagccaggggaactcccgacggccctctcacgaagaggctaggggctcttcctgcaaccttgccgagaccagaatgggctcggcaaacaaaccctccgtccgaacgaaaaggatatgtgagggtcggacGAAAAagctaggggacccctgaccgccctcctgctcctggcggaggctcgggggctctggcacccaagacaaagacaaacggtctaaGTCTGCACTAGAGGTTTcgttacaaacacgataaagggcaccgagcccgttacggtccaggggttcgaaggctaggcctccaagaggtttcgacagctgccccagggcaatagagtcagggacgacttcgaggcaagcctacgaatggccgaggcctaagcgaacagtcgctcggggcgtcctaagtcgtgtccgagaccggcagggaagtctccaaatgggatcccaccgtagggaggcaccgagccaccgaggcccagcgaacggcctcggcacccactagagaaaccctctggtactcttggagtgcgtctctggaccactagccgtcccctagcaaacggggtacgggcctccactcggactcacccgataatagctcaccaaaagtgtccacgctcgtgcccatcgagggtagcctggcacattccacccctccttccgagcgaaaaggaaccGTGAGGGTTCTACCCAAAGttagggggacccctgacgaacctctcgctccgtgcggaggctagagggctcttcttgcagcctcgccgagacccccgcaacccgaacttgcgatcatgggctcggcaaatgcgataaaaactactcgctcaaacgcgaaaatgaaaaaagcccctggaggagtaaactccactcctctagggcctcgggggctacacccggcgggtgcgctcgcgcgcacccaccggagcctcaagaagcaaaacccaattcctacgggagcggGTATAAATCAagcctcgacaaaccctcagggagagtgcacgcactcccccggaggctcgggggctactatcaggtaccttagaacggggtaccccgagcggaCACCTAAGGGGTCGCTTGAGTCCCATAAAAAAACAAAGCAAGGaggtaagccatgggcccctcacccgccacgtccgagcccaccaggccctccgcctcgcctcgagcctcgcacaggaggtctcggcgtcctgatgcAGTCTCCACCTcgtgcgaggctctccacggaaggcctcggtagggaacctgatctccgtctcgcgcgaggctctccacagaaggcctcggcagggggtggcctcggcgaggctccgctctccgtctcgcgcgaggccccattctccgtatcacgcgaggccagcttatccatagtccgtcacccccgcctcggccggccttcccgacagcacgacatgtctcattaatacttcaaccactcccgcaatctcagccggacgatggctcgacgccacagaatggccgatggaACCTAaggtcacatcaacgccataccggctaggacagggcatggcggggattaccggccactgtgttctgacgctgtgcccacgatcagtgcccacactgcactgtgccccgcgatccctgcCTTGAAAACAACATCGCGCGGACTACTTGGCCTGGGTCATCACTGCCACCAAGCcggcgcaccagatcagccgcccactcggggcctcggcactgtgcgcCAAGGTCTCGActatctcggggtttgtgcccgccgagaccccccactgcggtacagcctcggcaccgactaaACCTCggtctcgcgcacagtccgtccacagcggcttgcacgtTCACCACCGCACCCACTCCAAGGCAGCCCAGGGACCCCCATGACGCACAGGGTCGGACGTggccagcacgtcgccccagtgcttcaaggacggaccactccgacgaccacgccgccacaggaacaggccacagggcttggatacatcgcccctgttggcacgacgctgtatagttaacacatgtactgtccttgtcctcccttcaactataaaaggagaggacttgggtcaCTTAGAGAGAAGAGAACATCTTGTAacgcacacacacatacacatcccagccgcctgagagcaacgtctcaggtagcccacacgacacctcgtcgagacctgggattagctccctctctcactgtgcttgtaaccccctactactagcacttcggtgcaaggaatacaagatcgatctctcagactggacgtaaggcatcgattgcctgaaccagtataatccttgtgtctctttgcatcaccatccggaatcgggaacacacagttcaaattcactagttggttggttgaggaccccccggtccgaaacaccgacaaatggcgtggtggagcggcggaacctgacggtggtcggcatggctcgatccatgatgagaggagctcatcgtcggcgtgtatgtggatgacttgatcatcaccggcacgtgtgcggaggacatcgatagcttcagGCGTGACATGGCGtttcgttttcgaatgagcgatctcggtgcgctctcctactacctcggtatcgaggtgagacagggaaaGGAGGCGCTCACCCTCagtcagagcgcgtacgcctcgaagctgttggagcggagcggcatggttgAGTGCAAgtcgtgcgtgactccgatggaggagcggctgaagccgacgaaggccagtaccgcgacaaaggtagatgcaacactttgCCGGAGCATCGTCGACGgtttgcgctacctagtccacatgaggccagacattgcggtcaccgtgggctacgtcagtcgcttcatggaggatccccgagaggatcactaggccgTGGTGGagcggctgctgcgctacgtcaagtggatggtggatcaggggatcatcttccccaagaccggcggaagtaagctgtagctcactgtgttcagcgatgcagacatggtgggggacatcgacggacggcggagcacctctggcgtgcttgtCTTCCTCGGGTAGGCTTCAATCTCATGGCTGTCGTTGAAATAGAAGAtggtggcgctgtccacgtgcgaggtagagtacgtggcggcggccacagcggcgtgccaagatgtgtggctgcgtcggctgctgggcgagctgaccggtgtggaagctcacccaccagcattgatggtggacaaccagcccgccatcgtcctcgcgaagaatccggttctccacgaccggagcaagcacatcgacgtcaaatTCTACTtactcagggactgtgtcgatggaggacagatcatcattgagttcgtcgaaactggtcggcaactcgtggacatcctcaccaagccgctcggctgttttcggttcacggagctaaagaagatgatcggcatggtggaggttcttTGGTTAGCAACAGGATTAGGAAaagaattgttaagtaatctgctgctcttcTCTGTACGCGCGGCAGAGGCAGACGCagaaagggctcccctgctgctgcactataGCCGCTATAGGGGCATGCGCTGAAAGGCTCTCCTGCCGCACTATAGTCACAGCAGGGGCGAACATCAAAGTCAGCTCTGCTGTCATATCTAgtaactgtagcagcatgacagcctgacatgtctgtgtactaggattagatgggtagagttgtatatatagtttcccactgcaactcagtaaagagagctgaGTTCAGTTTTGTCATTTCCTctacagagctccggccaacgttgATGCTTGTGCTTTGTGTGTGCTTTgttctctcttcttttttctacctctagctatAGTGTATGGTCGGTAACATCGGTGAGCAGTCGGTTCACCCGTGTGGAAGTTCAGGGGCCAGCATTCTTTCTGCACTAAATTAATGTGATCAGGGACCATCTGCTTGCCGATCGAGACTGCAATTGCTTCGCCTCTCTGTAGGTTCGTTCTTCTATTTATTATTTTTTCCTTGAGTAGTACACCTCTCTGCAGCTTGTATATATCTAACAAAATAAAATAGTATGCTACTGCGTACTGCCAAAAGATACAAAAGAAGCGCGGCAACAAGTCATGGAATGCATGGTCTACTCCATGCTTGCTAGAGAAATGGAGCCTATCTCCCACTCAATTTTAAGTTCTGGTTGAGGTCAACTTGGGTACCTATTTCTTATTTTCTTGATTAAAAGGCCACCTAGTTTATTCAAGCTTGGTTGATTTTCCTTTTTATTACTCCATGCTCACTAGGCATAGGTATAAAGTATAAACTTTCACTACAGACATACATAATTAAGTAAATTTACATTTATTTTGTTTAGAAAAGGAAATAACTCTAGCTCTATCAATGGACATATACAAACAAAACACTCATTCAACTGATCTGAAATTCTGAATGCATCTCAGTTATGCACAAGGAAAATATCAGATACAAGTAACGTAATTACATCATCTTGACATGCTTACATATCATTTATTTGGTCATAATTGCTTATTCATGTTACTATCTCTTAGAGCATGACTAATAATACAACCACTGCTGGCTGGATGTACATTTACAACCCTAGCTGGTTGTAAACTTACATATcacttctcttctctctcctacATCTTAGCATAAAGTCTACTTACAACCCTTTATCAGAGCCTATTTGGTTACAAGGGCTAATTGTTTGGCCAGCTAAAAATTAGCTAACATTAGTCCCAGCCCATTCAAACAGGAGACTAATATgtgggctaatttttagccaaGCCTTCAACTAGTTATTAACCAACTAGTTGGCCAGCCCTAGCTAATTTATGCTAATTTTTAGCTCCAGAGCTAATAACTAGCCAGACCCGTATACTTGCTCTTATTTTTGTGACTTGTGATTGCCAGTGTCAAACTATCTACACAAGTAACATGTCACTAACTAGATGGCGGTGCCTCTTACTTGGGAATTTTGACTAACTATGCATGTATTGTTCTTGTCTCATGCTTGTGTAAAATAAAACGTATATGTAATAAAATTCTCCTAAAGTAACTTGCACCGACAAATTAACCTACCCAACTCGATCACGTGTATCGGCTATCATGTTCGCTTCTTTCTTGGAGCTAAAGCAGCATGCTGGGAACTGAGCAATAGCCGTCGGAGATCTCCATCTGCTCGGGGGCCTCGTCGAACAACCACTTCTCTATGGAGGACAGCTGCTGCAGCTTGGGCTTGTGGTAATCGCCGTGTCCCGTcaacgcctgctgctgctgcggcggcggcatcaGCAGTGGCACGTCGTCGGAGATGGGTGGTAGTGCACCGCCGGACTTGTGATCGAAAGGGTTGATG
The sequence above is drawn from the Miscanthus floridulus cultivar M001 chromosome 15, ASM1932011v1, whole genome shotgun sequence genome and encodes:
- the LOC136507098 gene encoding uncharacterized mitochondrial protein AtMg00810-like, with product MAFRFRMSDLGALSYYLGIEVRQGKEALTLSQSAYASKLLERSGMVECKSCVTPMEERLKPTKASTATKVDATLCRSIVDGLRYLVHMRPDIAVTVGYVSRFMEDPREDH